A genome region from Hymenobacter tibetensis includes the following:
- a CDS encoding polysaccharide deacetylase family protein, whose amino-acid sequence MLHYLARYAIVLLALWGSAATPSATAQVLRQPIPDKLVVLTFDDGAVSHATVVAPLLKKYGFGGTFFVCEFPPDFADKTKYMSWAQIQGLHQAGFEVASHTLTHRHVNKLTPPQLTAELDSIEKRCATYRIARPTTFAYPGYDTHPTALAVLQAQGYHPATAPPAPTSSTSKRWCSRPVEAMWWCLPYTVFRTTRTVG is encoded by the coding sequence ATGCTGCATTATCTCGCTCGTTACGCCATTGTATTGCTTGCTTTGTGGGGCAGCGCGGCCACCCCAAGCGCCACCGCGCAGGTGCTCCGGCAGCCCATTCCCGACAAGCTGGTGGTGCTCACCTTTGATGATGGCGCCGTTAGTCACGCCACGGTGGTAGCGCCGCTGCTGAAGAAGTACGGGTTTGGCGGCACATTCTTCGTGTGCGAGTTTCCGCCTGACTTCGCCGACAAAACCAAGTACATGAGCTGGGCGCAGATCCAAGGGCTGCACCAAGCCGGGTTTGAAGTAGCTAGCCACACCCTCACGCACCGGCACGTAAACAAGCTAACCCCGCCGCAACTCACAGCAGAGCTGGACTCAATAGAAAAACGGTGCGCCACCTACCGCATTGCGCGCCCTACCACCTTCGCCTATCCCGGCTACGATACGCACCCCACGGCGCTGGCGGTGCTACAGGCGCAAGGCTATCACCCAGCTACAGCACCGCCAGCGCCGACAAGCTCGACATCAAAGAGGTGGTGCAGCAGGCCCGTGGAGGCAATGTGGTGGTGCTTACCGTACACGGTGTTCCGGACTACGCGCACAGTTGGGTGA
- the gndA gene encoding NADP-dependent phosphogluconate dehydrogenase — protein sequence MSATPTNYSFGMIGLGTMGRNLLLNLADHDFAVAGYDKDVSKVQLLAEEGEGLPVQGFSTLPEFIQSLQTPRSIMMLVPAGKIVDSVIDELRPLLSQGDIIIDGGNSHFTDTERRDKALEAEGLHFFGMGISGGEEGARFGPSMMPGGDKQAYETMRPMLEAVAAKVDGAPCVTYIGPGAAGHFVKMVHNGIEYGLMQLIAETYEVLKKGLKLDNEAIGQVFAKWNEGRLQSFLLDITKDIFKYIAPDTDHLLLDDIKDEARSKGTGKWTSQIAMDLTAPIPTIDTAVSMRDASRFKGLREQLAGLYSQNDEATLNVNQDEFLANLEQAFYFSMMLSYAQGMHMLAKASEEYGYELQLAEIAKIWRGGCIIRSSFLNDIFNAYQSTPDLAHLLLDQQVQRLVQEVVPGARAVVGAAVAAGIAVPGYASALGYFDSFRSARMPSNLIQAQRDYFGAHTYELIGHEGVFHTQWTPKMEKPENKQDAQVEENQGEQPVTPNK from the coding sequence ATGAGCGCAACGCCAACCAACTATTCGTTCGGCATGATTGGCCTCGGAACGATGGGCCGCAACCTCCTCCTTAACCTTGCTGACCACGATTTTGCGGTAGCCGGCTACGACAAAGACGTCAGCAAGGTGCAACTGCTGGCCGAGGAAGGTGAAGGGTTGCCTGTGCAGGGCTTTTCCACCCTCCCCGAGTTTATTCAGAGCCTGCAAACGCCCCGCTCCATTATGATGCTGGTGCCCGCCGGCAAAATCGTGGACAGCGTTATCGACGAGTTGCGGCCCCTGCTCAGCCAGGGCGACATCATCATCGACGGCGGCAACTCCCACTTCACCGATACCGAGCGGCGCGACAAGGCGCTGGAAGCCGAGGGGCTGCACTTCTTCGGCATGGGTATTTCAGGCGGGGAAGAAGGTGCTCGCTTCGGCCCGAGCATGATGCCCGGCGGCGACAAGCAGGCCTACGAAACTATGCGGCCCATGCTGGAAGCCGTAGCCGCTAAAGTAGACGGGGCTCCCTGCGTAACCTACATCGGGCCGGGAGCAGCGGGTCACTTCGTGAAGATGGTGCACAACGGCATCGAGTACGGCTTGATGCAGTTGATTGCCGAAACTTATGAAGTCCTGAAAAAAGGCCTCAAGCTCGATAATGAGGCTATTGGGCAGGTGTTTGCCAAGTGGAACGAGGGCCGGCTGCAATCCTTCCTGCTCGATATCACCAAGGACATCTTCAAGTACATCGCGCCCGACACCGACCACCTGCTCCTCGACGATATCAAAGACGAGGCCCGCTCGAAAGGCACTGGCAAATGGACTTCCCAGATTGCCATGGACCTCACCGCCCCGATTCCTACTATTGATACGGCCGTGTCCATGCGTGACGCTTCGCGCTTCAAGGGGCTGCGGGAGCAACTGGCCGGCTTATACAGCCAAAACGACGAGGCCACTTTGAACGTGAACCAAGACGAGTTTCTGGCCAATTTGGAGCAGGCATTCTACTTCAGCATGATGCTCAGCTATGCGCAGGGCATGCACATGCTGGCGAAGGCTTCGGAAGAGTATGGCTACGAGCTACAGTTGGCTGAAATTGCCAAAATCTGGCGCGGCGGCTGCATCATCCGGTCCAGCTTCCTGAACGACATCTTCAACGCGTACCAAAGCACGCCCGACCTCGCGCACCTGCTCCTCGACCAGCAAGTACAGCGTTTGGTGCAGGAAGTGGTACCGGGCGCGCGTGCCGTGGTGGGTGCGGCTGTAGCCGCTGGTATTGCGGTGCCCGGCTACGCGTCGGCGCTTGGCTACTTCGATAGTTTCCGCAGCGCCCGGATGCCTTCCAACCTCATTCAGGCTCAGCGCGACTAT